In Mesorhizobium sp., one DNA window encodes the following:
- a CDS encoding PadR family transcriptional regulator yields the protein MNLTTTSYAILGQLALRPWTMYDLAAQMRRNVTYFFPRAESQVYAEPKKLVELGLAEADTEATGKRARTVYRITDKGREELARWLAQPTSKGPVLEYETMLRVMLSPFGRPQDLAATLEQARDDIAGMLDTANRIRDEYLDGRAPFQRHVVHRSMMHDFLSSFADLVDEWAERSLARMARWPQQDEAERTAAAIEVIRRKPRRKPRRRD from the coding sequence ATGAACCTGACTACGACATCATATGCCATCCTCGGTCAGCTCGCCCTGCGGCCCTGGACTATGTACGACCTCGCCGCCCAGATGCGGCGCAACGTGACCTACTTTTTCCCGCGCGCGGAAAGCCAGGTCTATGCCGAGCCGAAGAAGCTGGTCGAACTGGGGCTCGCCGAGGCCGATACCGAAGCCACCGGCAAGCGCGCGCGGACAGTTTACCGGATCACCGACAAAGGCAGGGAGGAATTGGCCCGATGGTTGGCTCAGCCGACGTCGAAGGGACCCGTACTCGAATACGAGACCATGTTGCGCGTGATGCTCTCGCCCTTCGGCCGGCCGCAGGATCTTGCCGCGACCCTCGAACAGGCACGCGACGATATCGCCGGCATGCTCGACACGGCAAATCGCATCCGCGACGAATATCTCGACGGCCGCGCGCCCTTCCAGCGTCATGTCGTCCACCGTTCGATGATGCACGACTTTCTCTCCTCGTTTGCCGATCTTGTCGACGAGTGGGCTGAGCGTTCCCTGGCGCGCATGGCCAGATGGCCGCAACAGGACGAGGCAGAACGCACCGCGGCGGCGATAGAGGTGATCCGCCGGAAGCCCAGACGCAAGCCGCGACGGCGGGACTGA
- a CDS encoding putative quinol monooxygenase: protein MKLIVGFLTAKPGKREAFLEAARHHAEESRKELGCLYFELVPLPDHPDRMLLAEAFIDEDAHRRHEDTDRMRDLWAVMPKLLAHTSFDSIVSDAIAHEEETFPD, encoded by the coding sequence ATGAAACTGATCGTCGGTTTCCTCACTGCCAAGCCGGGCAAGCGCGAGGCGTTCCTCGAAGCGGCGAGACATCATGCCGAGGAGAGCCGCAAAGAGCTAGGCTGCCTCTATTTCGAACTGGTTCCGCTTCCGGACCATCCCGACCGCATGCTGCTGGCCGAGGCATTCATCGACGAGGACGCCCACAGGCGGCACGAGGATACCGACCGCATGCGCGATCTGTGGGCCGTCATGCCCAAACTGCTCGCTCACACGTCATTCGACAGCATCGTCTCCGACGCCATCGCCCATGAGGAAGAGACGTTTCCGGATTAG
- a CDS encoding purine-nucleoside phosphorylase, protein MPENQLARLERAHASIRDRVGEPCDTAIMLGSGLGQLADAVTNATIIPYGEIDGFPVSTAPGHKGQLVIGTLFSQRVVMMQGRLHLYEGWAPRDIALAVYLLQRLGARVLVVTNASGGLNPDFAAGDVMLIDDHLNFTGTSPLIGANDEAIGLRFPDQSRLYDPALRQLAVKAAERAGTALRHGIYCGVNGPELETSAERRFYRSAGGDAVGMSTVMEVIAANHAGMKVLGISAVANVATGGPDQQPDTIESVVAVAALCGEKISAILEQLLPVLPARTT, encoded by the coding sequence ATGCCGGAAAACCAACTCGCGCGCCTGGAACGCGCCCATGCCTCGATCCGCGACCGCGTCGGTGAACCCTGCGATACGGCCATCATGCTGGGCTCAGGGCTCGGCCAGTTGGCCGACGCGGTCACCAATGCGACGATCATTCCCTACGGCGAGATCGACGGTTTCCCGGTCTCCACGGCGCCCGGGCACAAGGGGCAGCTGGTCATCGGCACGCTGTTCTCGCAGCGCGTCGTGATGATGCAGGGGCGGCTGCACCTCTACGAAGGCTGGGCGCCACGCGACATCGCGCTCGCCGTCTACCTGCTGCAGCGGCTGGGTGCGCGCGTGCTGGTGGTTACCAATGCATCGGGTGGACTCAATCCCGATTTCGCTGCCGGCGATGTCATGCTGATCGACGACCACCTGAATTTCACCGGGACGAGCCCCCTGATCGGCGCGAATGACGAGGCAATCGGGCTGCGCTTTCCCGATCAGTCGCGCCTCTACGACCCCGCGCTCCGGCAGCTTGCGGTCAAGGCGGCGGAGCGGGCGGGGACGGCTCTGCGCCACGGCATCTATTGCGGCGTCAACGGGCCCGAACTGGAGACGTCGGCCGAACGGCGGTTCTACCGCTCTGCCGGCGGCGATGCCGTCGGCATGTCGACCGTAATGGAGGTGATCGCGGCGAACCACGCCGGAATGAAGGTGCTCGGGATCTCGGCTGTGGCGAATGTTGCGACCGGCGGCCCCGACCAGCAGCCGGATACGATCGAATCGGTGGTCGCCGTCGCCGCGCTCTGCGGCGAGAAGATCAGCGCCATTCTCGAACAGTTGCTGCCGGTTCTACCGGCTCGCACAACCTAA
- a CDS encoding glucose 1-dehydrogenase, protein MNSSTPAVASLLDLSGRTAIVTGASGGIGAGIARRFGEAGANVVCHYNGNRQSAEEVAAEIRRAGGAAIACQADISTGDGAANLVAQAVSQFGGADILINNAGQQPVQMLAEMSEGDWNAMMAANVAGPFLAVRAFVEQARKAGKAGSVVNIASIEGHNPAPGHGHYATSKAALLMFTKAAAMEFGPHGIRVNSICPGLIHRDGIEEGWPEGVARWKAAAALQRLGRPDDIADAALFLASDAARWITGADLVIDGGVSARPTW, encoded by the coding sequence ATGAACAGTTCCACACCCGCCGTCGCTTCGCTTCTCGACCTTTCCGGCAGGACCGCCATCGTCACCGGGGCGAGCGGCGGCATCGGCGCCGGCATCGCCAGGCGTTTCGGCGAAGCCGGGGCGAACGTCGTGTGCCACTACAACGGCAATCGGCAGTCCGCGGAAGAGGTGGCCGCCGAGATCCGTAGGGCCGGCGGCGCCGCCATTGCCTGCCAGGCGGACATTTCGACCGGAGATGGCGCTGCAAATCTCGTCGCGCAGGCGGTCTCGCAGTTCGGCGGTGCCGACATCCTCATCAACAATGCCGGCCAGCAGCCGGTGCAGATGCTCGCCGAAATGTCGGAAGGCGACTGGAACGCGATGATGGCGGCGAATGTCGCCGGCCCGTTCCTGGCCGTCCGCGCCTTCGTCGAGCAGGCGAGGAAGGCCGGCAAGGCGGGCTCGGTCGTCAACATCGCCTCGATCGAGGGACACAACCCCGCGCCCGGCCATGGCCACTACGCCACCTCGAAGGCGGCGCTGCTGATGTTCACCAAGGCGGCGGCGATGGAATTCGGGCCTCACGGCATCCGCGTCAATTCGATCTGCCCTGGACTGATCCACCGCGACGGTATCGAGGAGGGTTGGCCGGAAGGCGTCGCCCGCTGGAAGGCGGCAGCGGCGCTGCAGCGACTCGGCCGGCCCGACGACATCGCCGACGCGGCGCTGTTCCTCGCCTCAGACGCGGCGCGCTGGATCACCGGCGCGGACCTGGTCATCGACGGCGGCGTCAGCGCCCGTCCCACTTGGTAG
- a CDS encoding sulfite oxidase-like oxidoreductase, whose translation MAEPTDETKLTRTKRKWAAEGKFLTGKVARAEHERLPPGQHLVRDWPILDLGTTPQVSEQSFRLDITGAVEHPASWDFSQFKAQPQSDFVTDIHCVTTWSRYDNRWQGVSTRDLLDIVMPRQEARFVELCSSDGYTTNLTIEDFAAEEAIIAHSWEGKPLTREHGGPVRLVVPHLYFWKSAKWLNRIHFLDRNKPGFWERNGYHDRGDPWEEERYS comes from the coding sequence ATGGCCGAGCCGACCGACGAGACCAAGCTTACGCGTACAAAGCGCAAATGGGCGGCCGAAGGAAAATTCCTGACCGGCAAGGTCGCAAGGGCCGAGCACGAGCGGCTGCCGCCCGGCCAGCATCTGGTGCGCGACTGGCCGATCCTCGACCTCGGCACCACGCCGCAGGTGTCGGAACAATCCTTTCGCCTCGACATCACCGGCGCCGTCGAACATCCGGCGAGCTGGGATTTCTCCCAGTTCAAGGCGCAGCCGCAGTCCGACTTCGTCACCGACATCCACTGCGTGACGACCTGGTCGCGCTACGACAACCGCTGGCAGGGCGTGTCGACGCGCGACCTCCTCGATATCGTCATGCCGAGGCAAGAGGCACGCTTCGTCGAGCTGTGTTCCAGCGACGGTTACACGACCAACCTGACCATCGAGGACTTTGCCGCCGAGGAGGCGATCATCGCCCACAGCTGGGAGGGCAAGCCGCTGACGCGCGAGCATGGCGGACCGGTCCGGCTGGTCGTGCCGCATCTCTATTTCTGGAAGAGCGCCAAGTGGTTGAACCGAATCCATTTCCTCGACCGCAACAAGCCCGGCTTCTGGGAACGCAACGGCTATCACGACCGCGGCGACCCCTGGGAAGAGGAGCGCTATTCGTGA
- a CDS encoding amidohydrolase, with product MDLIIRNATVVTCDAKGTVIANGGVAVENGRITRVAPSAELAPLAANAKRVLDGSGCILMPGIVNTHCHAADSLFRGLVEDLALEPWLQTVWKAEGAILNPDTSRLGSVLGFAELLLSGVTSVMDMFWYPAETVRAARTVGIRVATGGIFFDPPGVTGHDFAGRIAAAEDFFSEFEGSDDVFPSIMPHGAYTVAPENLRTAKVIADRHGALFSTHAAETRAEQADVTSRFGRSVIRHLDSLGLLDARTVLAHCVHLDDEEIEILARSGASVAHNPMSNLKLASGVARIPDMLEAGINVTLGTDGAISGNDLDMWMALRLAATLHKGVSGRPDVVTTGQALAILTSAGARALGAADRIGSLETGKFADMILIDLKRPHAVPVFDPVTHLVYSTAKSDVRHVFVGGEQVVRDGVLTRHDIGETLGAVERLVPHIAASIA from the coding sequence ATGGACCTCATCATTCGCAATGCAACCGTCGTGACATGCGATGCGAAGGGCACGGTAATCGCCAATGGAGGCGTCGCGGTCGAGAACGGCCGTATCACGCGCGTTGCACCCTCCGCCGAGCTCGCGCCGCTCGCTGCCAATGCAAAACGCGTCCTGGACGGCTCCGGATGCATCCTGATGCCCGGCATCGTCAACACCCATTGCCACGCCGCCGACAGCCTGTTTCGCGGGCTGGTGGAGGACCTCGCGCTCGAGCCCTGGCTGCAGACCGTGTGGAAGGCTGAGGGCGCGATCCTCAACCCCGACACGTCGCGGCTCGGCAGCGTGCTCGGCTTCGCCGAACTGCTGCTGTCGGGCGTCACCAGCGTGATGGACATGTTCTGGTATCCGGCCGAAACGGTCCGCGCCGCCCGCACGGTCGGCATCCGCGTCGCCACGGGCGGGATCTTCTTCGATCCGCCGGGGGTCACCGGCCACGATTTCGCCGGCCGGATCGCCGCCGCGGAGGACTTCTTCTCCGAATTTGAAGGGTCCGACGACGTCTTTCCGTCGATCATGCCGCATGGCGCCTACACCGTCGCGCCGGAGAACCTGCGGACCGCCAAGGTGATCGCCGACCGCCATGGCGCGCTGTTTTCCACCCACGCCGCCGAGACCCGGGCCGAGCAGGCGGACGTGACCAGCCGCTTCGGCCGCTCGGTCATCCGCCATCTCGATTCTCTCGGCCTGCTCGACGCGCGCACGGTGCTTGCCCATTGCGTCCATCTCGACGACGAAGAGATCGAGATCCTCGCGCGTTCGGGTGCCTCGGTCGCCCACAATCCGATGTCGAACCTGAAACTCGCCTCGGGGGTTGCGCGCATTCCCGACATGCTCGAAGCCGGGATCAATGTCACGCTGGGCACCGACGGTGCGATCAGCGGCAACGACCTCGACATGTGGATGGCGCTGCGCCTCGCCGCGACGCTGCACAAAGGCGTCAGCGGCCGGCCGGACGTCGTCACGACCGGCCAGGCGCTCGCCATTCTGACGAGTGCGGGCGCGAGGGCGCTTGGAGCCGCCGACCGCATCGGCAGCCTAGAGACGGGCAAGTTCGCCGACATGATCCTGATCGACCTGAAGCGCCCGCACGCCGTGCCTGTCTTCGACCCGGTCACCCATCTCGTCTATTCGACGGCCAAGTCCGACGTCCGCCACGTCTTCGTCGGTGGCGAGCAGGTTGTGCGCGACGGCGTGCTGACGCGCCACGACATCGGCGAAACCCTCGGCGCGGTCGAGCGCCTCGTTCCGCATATCGCTGCCAGCATCGCATAA
- a CDS encoding alpha/beta hydrolase — protein MREVPTFLLVHGSWHGPWCWDLLTPALERRGHASVAVDLPSCGSDPANLGDLADDARTVSEAAAAISGDVIVVGHSYGGAVVSEAVFGDNVRRLVFLCAFMPDTGRSYVSYLPEGPLPPYVGLRDDGTFAVPDGQAHEHFYADCAPDLSDWATARLRLQSQAVLGPAVTRASWRSIPNSYVVTLHDNALPPDFQRMFAAQADDVREFASSHSPFLSRPDDLAELLISIAHGRDGLLKRAS, from the coding sequence ATGCGTGAAGTGCCTACTTTCCTTCTCGTTCACGGTTCCTGGCACGGGCCATGGTGCTGGGACCTCCTAACGCCGGCGCTGGAGCGGCGCGGGCACGCCTCGGTCGCCGTCGACCTGCCGAGTTGCGGCAGCGATCCGGCGAATCTCGGCGACCTTGCGGACGACGCGCGTACCGTGTCGGAGGCTGCCGCCGCAATTTCCGGCGACGTCATAGTCGTCGGCCATTCTTACGGCGGCGCCGTGGTCTCGGAGGCAGTCTTCGGAGATAATGTGCGCCGGCTCGTATTCCTCTGCGCTTTCATGCCGGACACCGGCCGGTCCTATGTCTCTTACCTGCCGGAAGGACCCCTGCCGCCCTATGTGGGACTGCGCGACGACGGCACTTTCGCGGTGCCCGACGGTCAGGCCCACGAACATTTCTATGCCGACTGCGCCCCGGATCTGTCGGACTGGGCGACGGCCCGGCTGCGCCTCCAGTCGCAGGCGGTTCTCGGCCCGGCCGTCACCCGCGCGTCGTGGCGCTCGATCCCGAACTCCTATGTGGTGACCCTCCACGACAATGCGCTGCCGCCGGACTTCCAGCGCATGTTCGCCGCACAGGCAGACGATGTCCGAGAGTTCGCCTCGTCGCATTCGCCCTTCCTGTCACGGCCAGACGATCTGGCGGAGCTGCTGATATCGATCGCGCATGGTCGCGACGGCCTGCTCAAACGGGCAAGCTGA
- a CDS encoding OsmC family protein, which yields MLEYRVEARRVDAHGSAATTKSAQIVMDTDVKGRPDAFNPAELLLAAVAACMIKGVERVAPMIHFAFSGVDIRLHAVRQDAPPKIVAIDYEIVVDTEEDDRRLELLHTNIRKYGTISNTVAAATRLEGIIRRKA from the coding sequence ATGCTCGAATATCGCGTCGAGGCACGGCGGGTCGATGCGCACGGCAGCGCTGCGACGACCAAAAGTGCGCAGATCGTCATGGATACCGACGTCAAGGGTCGGCCGGACGCGTTCAATCCGGCCGAACTGCTTCTCGCCGCCGTCGCGGCCTGCATGATCAAGGGCGTCGAGCGCGTCGCCCCGATGATCCATTTCGCGTTCTCCGGCGTCGATATCCGGCTTCACGCGGTCCGACAGGACGCGCCGCCGAAGATCGTCGCGATCGACTACGAGATCGTCGTCGACACGGAGGAGGACGATCGCCGGCTCGAGCTCCTGCATACCAATATCCGCAAATACGGCACGATCTCGAACACGGTCGCAGCGGCGACGAGGCTCGAAGGCATCATCCGCCGCAAAGCGTAG
- a CDS encoding SDR family oxidoreductase: protein MKALQDRVIAVTGGAGGIARGIAEAILEAGGRVGLIDLDPSKVNQAAAALDAGARVAGFAADVTDPAGLEAAFAAMVRRMGRLDGLVNNAGIVRLGPADETTPAGLDVEFAVNVKGVLLASQAAARHFPGKGAIVNIASNAGKVGYRNMAGYNASKAAVISLTRSLSLEWADKGINVNAVCPGGVATDMLKSVADFLGPRIGQESDKLLKTMVPQQLGRHIQPIEVGRVVAFLLSDAAEIIRGQSISVDGGDTPY, encoded by the coding sequence ATGAAGGCGCTCCAGGACAGGGTCATAGCGGTGACGGGCGGCGCGGGCGGAATTGCCCGCGGCATAGCCGAGGCGATCCTGGAGGCAGGCGGACGCGTCGGCCTGATCGACCTCGATCCGAGCAAGGTGAACCAGGCAGCGGCCGCGCTCGATGCCGGCGCGCGCGTCGCCGGTTTTGCCGCGGACGTGACCGATCCGGCAGGTCTCGAGGCGGCGTTCGCCGCGATGGTCCGGCGCATGGGCCGACTTGACGGCCTGGTCAACAATGCCGGCATCGTGCGGCTCGGCCCCGCCGACGAGACGACCCCGGCCGGGCTTGACGTCGAATTCGCCGTCAACGTCAAGGGCGTCCTGCTTGCCTCGCAGGCCGCGGCGCGGCACTTCCCGGGCAAGGGCGCGATCGTCAACATCGCCTCCAACGCCGGCAAGGTCGGCTACCGTAACATGGCAGGCTACAACGCGTCGAAGGCGGCGGTGATCAGCCTGACCCGCTCGCTGTCGTTGGAATGGGCCGACAAGGGCATCAACGTCAACGCCGTCTGTCCGGGGGGCGTCGCCACCGACATGCTGAAGAGCGTCGCCGACTTCCTCGGACCGCGGATCGGCCAGGAATCGGACAAGCTGCTGAAGACGATGGTGCCGCAGCAACTCGGCCGGCACATCCAGCCGATCGAGGTCGGCCGAGTGGTTGCGTTCCTTCTGTCCGATGCCGCCGAGATCATCCGCGGGCAGTCGATCAGCGTCGATGGCGGCGACACGCCCTACTGA
- a CDS encoding ABC transporter permease produces the protein MLELLFDSSFAASVPRFVTPILLAALGGALCERAGVFNIALEGFMLAGAFAAVLGAYFTGSPYAGALAAILAGIAMGLVFAEFNIRRGGDAIVVSIAVNLLAAGLTAFLLSAIFDVTGAFNDPAIAGFEPVHIPLVGAIPVVGPLLSGQSILFYVAILAVPALHVFFARHRLGLRLRAAGENPAALQAGGVNPHRVQLLALVGCGVLCGLAGAQLSIANVNLFVESMSAGRGWIAVVAVLLSRGRPLPLFFIAVVFGVVDSLSFRVQGFGLPQQFTDMMPYLATLAVLVGLSWWRRRQSV, from the coding sequence ATGCTTGAACTGCTGTTCGACAGTTCCTTCGCCGCCTCGGTGCCGCGTTTCGTCACGCCGATCCTGCTCGCCGCACTGGGCGGCGCCCTGTGCGAACGCGCGGGCGTGTTCAATATCGCGCTCGAGGGGTTCATGCTGGCCGGCGCCTTCGCCGCCGTGCTCGGTGCCTATTTCACCGGTTCGCCGTACGCCGGAGCGCTGGCCGCCATTCTCGCCGGCATCGCGATGGGGTTGGTCTTCGCCGAGTTCAACATCAGGCGCGGTGGCGATGCGATCGTCGTGTCGATCGCAGTCAACCTCCTGGCCGCCGGGCTGACGGCGTTCCTGCTGAGCGCGATCTTCGACGTTACCGGCGCGTTCAACGATCCGGCCATTGCCGGCTTCGAGCCGGTCCACATCCCTCTCGTCGGTGCGATCCCGGTCGTCGGGCCGCTGCTGAGCGGCCAGTCGATCCTGTTCTACGTCGCCATCCTCGCCGTGCCGGCACTGCATGTCTTTTTCGCGCGCCATCGTCTTGGCCTGCGGCTGCGCGCGGCGGGCGAGAACCCCGCGGCATTGCAGGCCGGCGGCGTCAACCCGCACCGCGTGCAACTCCTGGCGCTTGTCGGCTGCGGTGTGCTCTGCGGCCTGGCCGGGGCGCAGCTGTCGATCGCCAATGTCAATCTCTTCGTGGAGAGCATGAGCGCCGGGCGCGGCTGGATCGCGGTCGTCGCCGTACTCCTGTCGCGCGGGCGGCCGCTGCCGCTGTTTTTCATCGCCGTCGTCTTCGGCGTGGTCGACAGCCTGTCCTTCCGCGTCCAGGGATTCGGCCTCCCGCAGCAGTTCACCGACATGATGCCCTATCTCGCTACCCTCGCCGTGCTCGTCGGCCTCTCGTGGTGGCGGCGCAGGCAGTCTGTCTGA
- a CDS encoding LysE family translocator produces the protein MTMETWLVFAAASAVLLVIPGPTILLVVSYALGQGWRTALPMAVGVALGDFTAMTLSMLGIGALLMASATLFTVLKWIGAAYLIWLGVKLFRAGGTLGAEPRRDAASAAKMLAHAWLITALNPKSITFFVAFLPQFLDRHADFWTQMAIFEATFLFLAFCNAFGYALVAARARSVFASERAIRIFNRTGGSLLVGAGVATVAMRSGN, from the coding sequence ATGACGATGGAAACCTGGCTCGTCTTCGCCGCCGCCTCGGCGGTGCTGCTGGTCATTCCCGGCCCGACCATCCTGCTCGTCGTCTCCTATGCGCTCGGGCAGGGCTGGCGCACGGCGCTGCCGATGGCGGTGGGCGTGGCGCTCGGCGACTTCACCGCCATGACACTGTCGATGCTCGGTATCGGCGCGCTTTTGATGGCCTCGGCCACGCTGTTCACGGTGCTGAAGTGGATCGGGGCGGCCTATCTCATCTGGCTGGGCGTCAAGCTCTTCCGGGCCGGCGGGACGCTGGGCGCCGAGCCGCGGCGCGACGCGGCAAGCGCGGCGAAGATGCTGGCGCATGCCTGGCTGATCACGGCGCTCAACCCCAAGAGCATCACCTTCTTCGTTGCCTTCCTGCCGCAGTTCCTCGACCGGCACGCCGATTTCTGGACCCAGATGGCGATCTTCGAGGCGACCTTCCTCTTCCTCGCCTTCTGCAATGCCTTCGGCTACGCGCTGGTCGCCGCGCGCGCGCGCAGCGTCTTTGCCAGTGAGCGCGCGATCCGCATCTTCAACCGCACCGGCGGCTCGCTGCTGGTCGGCGCCGGCGTGGCGACGGTGGCGATGCGCTCTGGAAACTGA
- a CDS encoding MBL fold metallo-hydrolase encodes MTQADWYRVSDAGFGVTRITEPFVDPYYSANLYFVRGRDRDLLVDAGMGIMPLKPILPLTGGRPVLALATHIHVDHVGALHEFDERAGPAAEAALYETMPDEATYAEEYRHRPMPVTRLPWPGWDIARYRLEPAPLTLSLKEGDRVDLGDRSLAVLELPGHSPCIALFDEENGVLFAGDAIYDDQLLDDMPCSDKAAYRATMRRLIDEVDARIVFGGHGEPFDGERMREIAREYLENGSGV; translated from the coding sequence GTGACGCAGGCGGACTGGTATCGCGTGTCGGACGCCGGCTTCGGCGTGACCCGCATCACCGAGCCTTTCGTCGACCCCTACTACAGCGCCAATCTCTACTTCGTGCGCGGCCGCGACCGCGACCTCCTGGTCGACGCGGGCATGGGCATCATGCCGCTCAAGCCCATCCTGCCGCTGACCGGCGGCAGGCCGGTGCTGGCGCTGGCCACCCATATCCATGTCGACCATGTCGGCGCTCTGCACGAGTTTGATGAGCGGGCAGGGCCCGCGGCCGAAGCCGCGCTCTACGAGACGATGCCGGACGAGGCGACCTATGCGGAGGAATACCGCCATCGACCGATGCCGGTGACGCGACTGCCCTGGCCCGGCTGGGACATCGCGCGCTATCGCCTGGAACCGGCACCCTTGACGCTGTCCTTGAAGGAGGGCGACCGGGTCGATCTGGGCGACCGCTCGCTCGCGGTGCTCGAACTGCCCGGCCATTCGCCCTGCATCGCGCTGTTCGACGAAGAGAACGGGGTGCTGTTCGCGGGCGACGCGATCTACGACGACCAGCTGCTCGACGACATGCCGTGCAGCGACAAGGCCGCCTACCGCGCGACCATGCGCCGGCTGATCGACGAGGTCGATGCGCGGATCGTGTTCGGAGGGCACGGCGAGCCCTTCGACGGGGAGCGGATGCGCGAGATTGCGCGGGAGTATCTGGAGAATGGTAGCGGGGTCTGA
- a CDS encoding alpha/beta hydrolase, with product MSELFADTRTENCDVGAANIHARIGGEGSPVLLLHGFPQTHLMWHSIAPELMERFTCVMPDLRGYGGSSCPPNTADNSAYSKREMAKDMVAVMAKLGFERFAVVGHDRGGRVAYRMALDRPDVVKCLAVLDIVPTHAMWSSMDAKLAMKAYHWLFLAQPYPLPEMLLEKAARGHVDYTLAAWTASKDLSAFHPEALAEYRDMAAQKDHVHALCNDYRAGATYDFEADAADLAAGRRIAAPTLALWGQSGFPSQTTGPLAAWEKWCETVEGQGISAGHFIVEENPRDTLAALMPFLDRHGR from the coding sequence GTGTCGGAGCTCTTCGCAGATACTCGAACCGAAAATTGCGACGTCGGAGCGGCGAATATCCACGCCCGGATCGGGGGCGAAGGTTCGCCGGTTCTCCTGCTGCACGGTTTCCCGCAGACGCATCTCATGTGGCACTCGATCGCGCCGGAGCTGATGGAGCGCTTCACCTGCGTCATGCCGGACCTGCGCGGCTATGGCGGGTCGTCCTGTCCGCCGAACACGGCCGACAACTCGGCCTATTCCAAGCGGGAGATGGCGAAGGACATGGTTGCCGTGATGGCGAAGCTCGGTTTCGAGCGCTTCGCCGTGGTCGGCCACGATCGCGGCGGACGCGTCGCCTACCGGATGGCGCTGGACCGGCCGGATGTCGTGAAATGCCTGGCGGTGCTCGACATCGTGCCGACCCATGCGATGTGGTCCAGTATGGATGCGAAGCTCGCGATGAAGGCCTACCACTGGCTTTTCCTCGCGCAGCCCTATCCGCTGCCGGAAATGCTGCTGGAAAAGGCCGCGCGCGGCCATGTCGACTACACGCTTGCGGCCTGGACGGCTTCGAAGGATCTGTCGGCCTTCCATCCGGAAGCGCTCGCCGAATATCGCGACATGGCGGCCCAGAAGGATCATGTTCACGCGCTGTGCAACGACTATCGCGCCGGCGCGACCTACGATTTCGAAGCGGACGCGGCCGACCTCGCCGCAGGCCGCAGGATCGCCGCGCCGACGCTGGCGCTGTGGGGGCAGTCCGGCTTTCCGAGCCAGACGACCGGGCCGCTGGCGGCATGGGAGAAGTGGTGCGAGACGGTCGAGGGACAAGGCATTTCGGCCGGGCACTTCATCGTGGAGGAAAATCCCCGCGACACTTTGGCGGCGCTGATGCCGTTCCTCGACCGGCACGGACGCTGA